One Armatimonadia bacterium genomic region harbors:
- a CDS encoding right-handed parallel beta-helix repeat-containing protein has protein sequence MTRLVITGMLVVALVAGCLALALGQDQGETVLSADFEREGPETIASPEMASKVLVTTDPAEVVAGNRSLKGDSRTSEAQWNEYLRSRAGLFRPREGYLVSFDYRVLAREPRATFYLLFRQPGGTGNVGWVDWRGEPGEKGHIDATLPASSTPDFALILGIQWRGALAIDNLVIRTDPQQRPEGDKLPAPERTWKSTGNCAYYVDSQAGNDAADGRSEQTAWKSLDRVNAGEFSPGDRILLRAGSEWSGYLAPGGSGQEGAPIRLERYGDGPKPRINGQGKTLTTLLLLNVQHWEVSNLDITNTGTRRQPGRTGVLVKLQDFGVAEHIHLRGLDVHDVNGSLVKSQGGGSGIHCAASGATAKSRFDDLLIEGCHLQRTDRNGITMNGSWARRDWFPSTRVVIRGNLLEDIGGDGIVPIACDGALVEHNALHGGRQRCRDAAAGIWPWSCDNTVIQFNEVSGMKGTVDGQGYDSDWNCQNTVLQYNYSHDNEGGFMLVCNNGGSVMPYSIGNIGTLIRYNLSQNDGCRTFHITGPCKDTKIYNNTIYLGKTLDIPILRPGNWGGSFSDNTLFANNLFLVEGKASFDLGGMTGTVFEGNAFYGEIAQRPEDARAILADPLLRAAGTGADSFASLDGYKLKEGSPCVGAGRVIPDNGGRDFWGNPVPAGSRPDVGAYQSGAER, from the coding sequence ATGACCCGACTCGTGATCACGGGGATGCTCGTAGTGGCGCTGGTGGCAGGCTGCCTTGCGCTTGCCCTGGGCCAGGATCAGGGCGAGACCGTCCTCAGCGCGGACTTCGAGCGTGAAGGCCCGGAGACGATCGCCTCGCCCGAGATGGCATCGAAGGTGCTGGTGACCACCGACCCAGCCGAAGTGGTCGCCGGTAACCGCTCTCTCAAGGGCGACTCACGAACCTCGGAGGCGCAGTGGAACGAGTACCTCCGCTCACGGGCTGGTCTGTTCAGGCCCAGGGAGGGATACCTCGTCTCCTTCGATTACCGCGTGCTGGCACGCGAGCCCCGGGCGACGTTCTACCTCCTCTTCCGCCAGCCGGGCGGAACCGGGAATGTAGGTTGGGTTGACTGGCGAGGGGAGCCGGGCGAGAAGGGACACATCGACGCCACGCTCCCGGCGAGCAGCACCCCTGACTTTGCTCTCATTTTGGGCATCCAGTGGCGCGGCGCCCTGGCCATCGACAACCTTGTGATCAGGACAGACCCGCAACAGCGGCCCGAGGGCGACAAGCTCCCGGCACCCGAGCGGACCTGGAAGTCGACCGGCAACTGCGCCTACTATGTTGACTCCCAGGCCGGAAACGATGCGGCGGACGGCCGATCCGAGCAGACCGCCTGGAAGAGCCTGGACCGTGTGAACGCCGGCGAGTTCAGCCCCGGCGACCGGATCCTGCTGAGAGCGGGGTCTGAGTGGTCCGGATATCTTGCGCCCGGAGGCAGTGGGCAAGAGGGAGCGCCGATCCGACTCGAACGATACGGTGATGGCCCCAAGCCGCGGATCAACGGACAGGGCAAGACGCTGACAACGCTGCTGCTTCTCAATGTGCAGCACTGGGAAGTCAGCAACCTCGACATCACGAACACAGGAACCCGCCGACAACCAGGACGCACCGGCGTGCTGGTGAAGCTGCAGGACTTCGGCGTCGCTGAGCATATTCACCTGCGCGGACTCGACGTTCACGATGTGAACGGGAGCCTCGTGAAGTCCCAGGGCGGAGGCTCCGGGATCCACTGCGCCGCCTCCGGGGCAACGGCAAAGTCGCGCTTTGACGACCTGCTCATTGAAGGCTGCCATCTCCAGCGGACCGACCGCAACGGCATCACAATGAACGGTTCCTGGGCGCGTCGGGACTGGTTCCCGAGCACCCGCGTGGTGATTCGCGGCAACCTGCTCGAGGACATCGGTGGCGACGGCATCGTGCCGATTGCCTGCGATGGCGCACTCGTCGAGCACAACGCCCTGCACGGCGGCCGACAGCGATGCCGGGATGCCGCCGCCGGAATCTGGCCCTGGAGCTGCGACAACACGGTGATCCAGTTCAACGAGGTCAGCGGGATGAAGGGTACCGTTGACGGCCAGGGCTACGACTCAGACTGGAACTGCCAGAACACCGTCCTCCAGTACAACTACAGCCACGACAATGAGGGCGGGTTCATGCTGGTGTGCAACAACGGCGGATCGGTGATGCCCTACAGCATCGGCAACATCGGCACCCTCATCCGCTACAACCTCAGCCAGAACGACGGCTGCCGGACCTTCCACATCACGGGGCCCTGCAAAGACACCAAGATCTATAACAACACTATCTATCTCGGGAAGACCCTCGACATCCCGATCCTGCGCCCCGGCAACTGGGGCGGGTCCTTCAGCGACAACACGCTGTTCGCCAACAACCTCTTCCTCGTGGAAGGCAAGGCGAGCTTCGATCTGGGCGGCATGACCGGCACGGTGTTCGAGGGGAATGCCTTCTATGGTGAGATAGCGCAGCGGCCTGAGGATGCTCGCGCGATCCTCGCTGATCCACTCCTGCGGGCAGCGGGAACTGGGGCCGACAGCTTCGCCTCGCTGGATGGCTACAAGCTCAAGGAAGGCTCGCCCTGCGTGGGTGCCGGTCGGGTGATTCCCGACAACGGCGGACGGGACTTCTGGGGCAACCCGGTCCCGGCAGGCAGCAGGCCAGACGTCGGCGCCTACCAATCAGGCGCAGAGAGATAG
- a CDS encoding sugar phosphate isomerase/epimerase family protein, protein MASRFRYGAHAYLWTDHWSDEALGLLDHARELGAELFEIPLGEDVECSEEAVRRRREEVGLELTVGPGGQWPPACDLSSDDPDERARALSWHAEMIQRAAQMGAVAYCGALYGRPGTVQRRRPPADEYPRTAAGLHELAELARSLGVRLLLEPMSRFRTHVVNTPMQALQLVNLADHANLGIILDTYHMVTEVRDYAAGIRCVGDRLWGVHACENDRGVPGGGLVPWDEVFDALVEVQPEARIMLETYNTSIGDHGYRRGLFQNQCPDGDAFARQAFAFLKRRAAEAERRLRTGATGPSGSAV, encoded by the coding sequence ATGGCAAGCCGGTTTCGGTACGGCGCGCATGCGTACCTGTGGACCGATCACTGGTCCGACGAGGCGCTGGGGCTGCTGGACCACGCTCGCGAACTCGGTGCGGAGCTCTTTGAGATCCCCTTGGGCGAGGACGTGGAGTGCAGCGAGGAGGCCGTCAGGCGGCGTAGGGAAGAGGTAGGGCTGGAGCTGACGGTCGGGCCGGGAGGCCAGTGGCCGCCGGCCTGCGACCTGTCCTCCGATGACCCCGACGAACGTGCACGGGCACTGTCTTGGCACGCTGAGATGATCCAGCGGGCGGCACAGATGGGAGCGGTCGCCTACTGCGGGGCCCTCTACGGCCGTCCCGGTACGGTGCAGCGTCGTCGTCCCCCGGCCGACGAGTACCCGCGAACTGCCGCCGGGCTGCATGAGCTCGCCGAGCTCGCCCGGAGCCTCGGTGTGCGCCTGCTCCTTGAGCCCATGAGCCGGTTCCGCACGCACGTCGTGAACACGCCCATGCAGGCCCTTCAGCTCGTCAATCTGGCAGACCACGCGAATCTTGGCATCATCCTGGACACCTACCACATGGTGACCGAGGTGCGCGACTACGCGGCAGGGATCCGCTGCGTCGGTGACCGACTGTGGGGCGTCCACGCTTGCGAGAACGATCGCGGTGTGCCGGGAGGCGGACTCGTACCCTGGGACGAGGTCTTTGATGCCTTGGTGGAGGTGCAGCCGGAGGCCAGGATCATGCTCGAGACCTACAACACCTCGATAGGTGACCACGGCTATCGGCGCGGGCTGTTCCAGAACCAGTGTCCCGATGGCGATGCCTTTGCGAGGCAGGCTTTCGCCTTCCTCAAGCGCCGTGCTGCTGAGGCTGAGCGGCGCCTTCGGACTGGGGCGACAGGGCCGTCTGGTTCTGCTGTGTGA
- a CDS encoding tetratricopeptide repeat protein, whose translation MLRHLLCLAALLGLGVVVTANNTVASSPYPSRIADLENAGEVVAAYDLAREWLDVEPDAQEPFTTCGDLAIRCGDPASAAAHYDSALFYGQTAELLAKLGDAQREAGLDTLALRSYRKALHLDGGNLRGMVGTARLALEDRKELLEARMTLHAALAIDPDCVPALVALAELDLTEGLNEAAQQSLRTLTQKHPEAPEPHLVLGRLLAEGGRLALAQTHWREYAALEPARQETWLLRHRMFPISTRSLPIRGTQFSFSPDGKHLAYIGAGAVANTQLPIVDSEGREEPRPVCTLEGSVQSLRWSPRGDKIALLGYVRPDSQDKTASRPQRQPYNLYTVAVTDRTQRHVCSLPYCGLMDWMPDGKALCFDGSLSGRGRGVLTVRDEPEANLTTLIYPGRGESYVGVRSSPTGADLALITYSSQRDRPYGICVAPTSNPWLTRSVYTSTDYITQLYFTPEGHSLLFLQRDPGQGYAVFAMPTDGSAKAPILVLRTAYVCPPSMTPDGRQLLSYARDGLAIVSLAGIEE comes from the coding sequence ATGTTGCGACACCTGCTCTGCCTGGCAGCTCTCCTGGGGCTTGGCGTCGTGGTGACGGCCAATAACACCGTCGCGAGCTCCCCGTACCCTTCACGGATCGCCGACCTCGAGAACGCCGGCGAGGTCGTGGCGGCCTATGACCTGGCTCGCGAGTGGCTGGACGTAGAGCCGGACGCCCAGGAGCCCTTCACCACCTGCGGAGACCTCGCGATTCGTTGTGGTGACCCCGCCTCTGCCGCCGCACACTACGACTCCGCCCTCTTCTACGGTCAGACCGCCGAGCTGCTTGCGAAGCTCGGGGATGCCCAGCGGGAGGCGGGTCTGGACACCCTGGCCCTGCGCAGCTACCGGAAAGCCTTACACCTTGATGGTGGGAACCTCAGGGGCATGGTCGGTACGGCGCGTCTTGCCCTCGAGGATCGGAAGGAGCTTCTTGAGGCGAGGATGACCCTCCACGCGGCCCTGGCGATCGACCCGGACTGCGTTCCCGCCCTGGTAGCGCTCGCAGAGCTTGACCTGACGGAGGGACTGAACGAGGCGGCCCAGCAGTCCCTGCGGACCCTGACCCAGAAGCACCCGGAGGCACCCGAGCCGCATCTGGTACTGGGTCGCCTGCTGGCTGAAGGTGGCCGTCTTGCCCTGGCCCAGACCCACTGGCGCGAGTATGCAGCCCTGGAGCCGGCCCGTCAGGAGACCTGGCTGCTTCGGCACCGCATGTTCCCTATCTCCACTCGCTCCCTGCCCATCCGCGGCACGCAGTTCTCCTTCTCTCCCGACGGTAAGCACCTAGCCTATATAGGTGCAGGGGCAGTTGCGAACACTCAGTTGCCCATCGTGGACTCGGAGGGACGCGAGGAGCCGCGCCCAGTCTGCACGCTGGAGGGCTCCGTCCAGAGTCTTCGCTGGTCGCCGCGAGGCGACAAGATCGCACTGCTAGGCTACGTGCGCCCGGACTCCCAGGACAAGACTGCGTCACGCCCGCAACGACAGCCCTACAATCTCTACACGGTCGCGGTGACTGATCGAACCCAGAGGCACGTCTGCAGCCTGCCCTACTGCGGCCTCATGGACTGGATGCCCGACGGCAAGGCGCTGTGCTTCGATGGCTCCCTCTCGGGACGCGGCCGCGGTGTCCTCACTGTCCGCGATGAGCCGGAGGCGAACCTGACAACGCTCATCTACCCGGGGCGCGGCGAGAGCTATGTGGGTGTGCGCTCCAGTCCCACGGGAGCCGACCTGGCCCTGATTACCTACTCCAGCCAGCGTGACCGTCCCTATGGTATCTGCGTGGCGCCGACCTCCAACCCCTGGCTGACGCGTAGCGTGTACACAAGTACGGACTACATAACACAGCTATACTTCACGCCGGAGGGCCACTCCTTGCTGTTCCTGCAGCGCGATCCTGGCCAGGGATATGCGGTCTTCGCCATGCCGACTGACGGCTCCGCCAAGGCGCCGATCCTGGTCTTGCGGACCGCCTATGTGTGCCCGCCGTCCATGACGCCCGACGGCCGCCAACTGCTCAGCTACGCACGCGATGGGCTTGCTATCGTATCTCTGGCAGGAATCGAGGAGTGA